A region of Dermabacter vaginalis DNA encodes the following proteins:
- the atpB gene encoding F0F1 ATP synthase subunit A, whose translation MIPSETSRLVAEGGLDFHIPSLADFFPDALLFAGTPFEFNRVQLVRLIVVVGCLAITYAIASRAKVVPGRIQSIFEMFMGFIRDNAIEPVLGKAKGRRFAPMLYTLFFLILSMNLAGVTPGLNLAGTSVIGMPFLLAMWTFGTYVYCGMKQHGFLGYFKHETMPPGVPKPVYLLLAPIEFLQLAVVRWFSLTVRLLANMVSGHMMLVVFISLTQAILFSGSWLIAATPFAGAFALGIFGFEIFVALLQAFIFTVLSAVYINMATSESH comes from the coding sequence TTGATTCCTAGCGAAACTTCGCGACTCGTCGCCGAAGGTGGGCTGGATTTTCACATCCCCTCCCTCGCCGACTTTTTCCCTGACGCGCTTCTCTTTGCGGGCACCCCGTTTGAGTTCAATCGCGTGCAGCTCGTTCGCCTCATCGTTGTGGTGGGATGCCTCGCGATTACCTACGCAATAGCCTCCCGGGCCAAGGTTGTGCCGGGGCGCATCCAGAGCATTTTTGAGATGTTCATGGGCTTCATTCGCGACAATGCGATCGAGCCCGTGCTCGGTAAAGCAAAGGGCCGCCGCTTCGCGCCCATGCTCTACACGCTGTTCTTCCTCATCCTCTCGATGAACCTCGCGGGCGTGACCCCGGGCCTCAACCTCGCCGGCACCTCCGTGATCGGCATGCCGTTCCTGCTCGCGATGTGGACCTTCGGCACCTACGTGTACTGCGGCATGAAGCAGCACGGCTTCCTCGGGTACTTCAAGCACGAGACCATGCCCCCGGGCGTTCCGAAGCCCGTGTACCTCCTCCTCGCACCCATCGAGTTTCTCCAGCTCGCCGTCGTGCGCTGGTTCTCGCTCACCGTGCGTCTTCTCGCCAACATGGTGTCTGGTCACATGATGCTCGTCGTCTTCATTTCCCTCACGCAGGCGATCCTCTTCTCAGGATCGTGGCTCATTGCCGCGACTCCCTTCGCGGGGGCCTTTGCACTCGGCATTTTCGGCTTCGAAATCTTCGTTGCCCTTCTGCAGGCCTTCATCTTCACCGTACTTTCCGCCGTGTACATCAACATGGCGACGAGCGAAAGCCACTAA
- a CDS encoding glycosyltransferase family 4 protein, with protein MRVYLFLLLIAAAVTYLVTPAARVVARRIGAMTAVRDRDVHQDVTPRLGGVAMFAGVAVAMVLASNVPFLDPIFRGSFKVWSILIAGGLICLLGGLDDKFDLDWLTKLAGQVLIALFVASQGVQLTTLPIGGLTLISARSSLILTVIVIVAAMNAVNFIDGLDGLASGVMAIGGGAFFIYAYLLTRDVSSTDYSSMAALITAVMIGACLGFLPHNFSKARIFMGDSGALFLGLLLVSATIAVTGQVDPARLAPSDAFGQLLPILMPVGVMILPALDMVLAVIRRVGSGKSPFHADRRHLHHRLLNLGHSKLGAVLIMYTWTALVCLCLLAPVFFEVKTAMIIWIGSLVIAIVVTLDPLRALARARKDQDVEKTS; from the coding sequence TTGAGGGTTTACCTCTTTCTTCTCCTGATCGCCGCGGCCGTCACCTATCTCGTGACGCCCGCGGCGCGCGTCGTTGCGAGGCGCATCGGCGCGATGACCGCCGTGCGCGACCGCGATGTGCATCAGGATGTCACCCCTCGACTCGGTGGGGTGGCGATGTTCGCGGGTGTCGCGGTCGCGATGGTGCTTGCCTCGAACGTTCCTTTCCTCGACCCCATTTTTCGCGGTTCCTTTAAAGTCTGGTCGATCCTCATTGCCGGCGGGCTTATTTGCTTGCTCGGCGGTCTCGACGACAAATTTGACCTCGACTGGCTCACGAAACTTGCCGGCCAGGTGCTCATCGCGCTGTTCGTCGCGTCGCAGGGAGTGCAGTTGACTACCCTCCCGATCGGGGGGCTCACGCTCATTTCCGCTCGGTCCTCGCTCATTTTGACCGTCATCGTGATTGTGGCGGCGATGAACGCCGTGAACTTTATCGACGGACTCGACGGACTCGCCTCCGGGGTCATGGCGATCGGGGGAGGAGCCTTCTTTATCTACGCCTACCTGCTCACGCGCGACGTCTCCTCGACCGACTACTCCTCGATGGCCGCGCTCATCACCGCGGTCATGATTGGTGCGTGCCTCGGATTCCTCCCGCACAACTTTTCCAAAGCGCGCATCTTCATGGGGGATTCGGGAGCACTCTTTCTCGGTCTCTTGTTGGTCTCGGCAACCATCGCCGTCACGGGCCAGGTCGATCCGGCTCGCCTCGCCCCCTCCGATGCCTTCGGCCAGCTTCTCCCGATCCTCATGCCCGTGGGCGTGATGATCCTTCCAGCCCTCGATATGGTGCTCGCGGTGATCAGGCGTGTGGGAAGTGGAAAATCGCCGTTTCATGCCGACCGTCGACACCTGCACCATCGCCTGCTCAACCTTGGCCACTCGAAACTCGGCGCCGTGCTGATCATGTACACGTGGACCGCGCTCGTGTGCCTGTGCCTCCTTGCGCCCGTATTTTTCGAGGTCAAGACCGCAATGATCATTTGGATTGGCTCACTCGTCATCGCTATAGTCGTGACCCTTGACCCCCTGCGGGCGCTCGCTCGCGCTCGAAAAGACCAGGACGTGGAGAAAACCTCATGA
- a CDS encoding N5-glutamine methyltransferase family protein gives MTRGRLSVSQRVALARRNARSRLHAAGIDSAEAEARLIVTHAARAGTSLVLLDELPETFEADVDAVLTRREKREPLQLILGEAPFRRLTLETARGVFLPRPETELALDIAHTWVHDEGQQASDPLRALDACTGSGTLAAALLDEFPAARVSAFDVNPRAVELAQRNCEAAGPGRSDVFCAELPTEKKELDDFVRAYIPERPLDLVLANPPYIPAREIPSDPEVRDYDPHEALFGGGESGLDVPGAVIELAARLLRPGGLLVMEHDESQGDATRALAGAAGKFEMIRTACDLTGRDRFLVAHRAPQVRE, from the coding sequence ATGACTCGCGGGAGGCTCAGCGTGTCGCAGCGCGTCGCGCTCGCGCGGCGCAATGCACGCTCGAGACTGCACGCGGCAGGCATTGACTCCGCCGAGGCTGAGGCACGGCTCATTGTCACCCACGCCGCGCGTGCGGGCACGTCCCTCGTGCTCCTCGACGAGCTCCCCGAAACCTTCGAAGCTGACGTCGACGCGGTGCTCACACGCCGCGAAAAACGCGAGCCCCTACAGCTCATTCTCGGCGAAGCCCCCTTTCGCCGTCTCACCCTCGAAACCGCCCGCGGCGTGTTTCTGCCGCGGCCCGAGACCGAGCTCGCGCTCGACATCGCCCACACGTGGGTGCACGACGAAGGCCAGCAAGCGTCGGACCCCCTGCGCGCCCTTGACGCCTGCACCGGAAGCGGAACCCTCGCCGCCGCGCTCCTCGACGAATTCCCCGCCGCCCGCGTGAGCGCGTTTGACGTGAACCCGCGCGCCGTGGAACTTGCGCAGCGCAACTGCGAAGCTGCCGGGCCAGGCCGCTCCGACGTTTTTTGCGCCGAATTGCCCACGGAGAAAAAAGAACTCGACGACTTTGTGCGAGCGTACATTCCCGAGCGGCCGCTCGACCTCGTCCTTGCAAACCCTCCCTACATCCCGGCACGCGAAATCCCTTCCGACCCCGAGGTGCGCGACTATGACCCGCACGAGGCGCTCTTTGGGGGAGGGGAGAGCGGGCTCGACGTTCCCGGCGCCGTGATTGAGCTCGCCGCACGCCTCTTGCGTCCAGGTGGGCTCCTCGTGATGGAGCACGATGAAAGTCAGGGGGACGCGACTCGAGCGCTCGCCGGGGCCGCAGGAAAATTCGAGATGATCCGCACCGCGTGCGATCTCACGGGACGCGACCGCTTCCTCGTGGCGCACCGCGCACCACAAGTGAGAGAATGA
- the atpA gene encoding F0F1 ATP synthase subunit alpha: MAELTIRPEDIRDALDTAVSNYQPQNAGREEIGRVTESADGIARVSGLPNLMANELVRFEDGTLGLALNLELREVGVVVLGEFTGIEEGQEVRRTGEVLSVPVGDGYLGRVVDPMGRPIDGLGDIETTGRRALELQAPSVMQRKSVKEPLQTGIKAIDAMTPIGRGQRQLIIGDRQTGKTTIAVDTILNQKANWETGDPDQQVRCIYVAVGQKGSTIASVRATLEENGALDYTTIVAAPASDPAGFKYIAPYAGSAIGQHWMYEGKHVLIVFDDLSKQAEAYRAVSLLLRRPPGREAYPGDVFFLHSRLLERCAKLSDDIGGGSMTGLPIIETKANDVSAYIPTNVISITDGQCFLQSDLFNANQRPAVDVGISVSRVGGSAQTKAMKGVSGTLKISLAQYRDLEAFAMFASDLDAASKQQLARGARLTELLKQGQAKPMPFEEQVVSIWAGTKGKLDEIEVEDILEFEGRLHEFLRHNGTILETIRETRKFSPETEAELETVIENVKRDYFAEKQKDAVYDNNGVIEDESIEQESILKSSK; encoded by the coding sequence ATGGCCGAGCTCACCATTCGTCCCGAGGACATCCGGGACGCACTCGACACTGCGGTGTCGAACTACCAGCCCCAGAACGCAGGTCGCGAAGAAATCGGCCGCGTTACCGAATCAGCAGACGGCATTGCACGCGTCTCGGGCCTGCCGAACCTCATGGCAAACGAGCTCGTGCGCTTCGAGGACGGCACGCTTGGACTCGCCCTCAACCTCGAACTTCGCGAGGTCGGCGTCGTTGTTCTCGGTGAATTCACCGGCATCGAAGAAGGGCAGGAGGTGCGCCGCACCGGGGAGGTCCTTTCGGTCCCCGTTGGCGACGGCTACCTCGGCCGTGTCGTTGACCCGATGGGCCGCCCGATCGACGGCCTCGGTGACATCGAGACCACGGGCCGCCGCGCACTCGAACTCCAGGCGCCGAGCGTCATGCAGCGTAAGAGCGTGAAGGAACCGCTCCAGACCGGCATCAAGGCCATCGACGCGATGACCCCGATCGGTCGCGGCCAGCGCCAGCTCATCATTGGCGACCGCCAGACCGGCAAGACCACGATCGCCGTGGACACGATCCTCAACCAGAAGGCCAACTGGGAAACGGGCGACCCGGATCAGCAGGTGCGCTGCATCTACGTTGCCGTGGGCCAGAAGGGCTCGACGATCGCTTCCGTGCGCGCGACCCTCGAAGAAAACGGCGCGCTCGACTACACCACTATCGTTGCTGCCCCTGCCTCCGACCCCGCGGGCTTCAAGTACATCGCTCCCTACGCGGGCTCGGCAATCGGCCAGCACTGGATGTACGAGGGCAAGCACGTCCTCATTGTGTTCGACGACCTCTCGAAGCAGGCCGAGGCCTACCGCGCCGTGTCGCTTCTGCTTCGCCGTCCGCCGGGCCGCGAGGCCTACCCGGGCGACGTCTTCTTCCTCCACTCGCGTTTGCTTGAGCGCTGTGCGAAGCTCTCCGACGACATAGGTGGCGGTTCGATGACCGGTCTGCCGATCATCGAAACGAAAGCCAACGACGTCTCGGCCTACATTCCGACGAACGTCATCTCGATTACCGACGGCCAGTGCTTCCTTCAGTCGGATCTCTTCAACGCCAACCAGCGCCCCGCAGTCGACGTGGGTATCTCGGTGTCGCGCGTTGGCGGTTCGGCACAGACCAAGGCCATGAAGGGTGTTTCCGGTACGCTCAAGATTTCGCTCGCGCAGTACCGCGACCTCGAGGCATTCGCGATGTTCGCCTCGGATCTTGACGCGGCCTCGAAGCAGCAGCTTGCGCGCGGCGCTCGCCTTACTGAGCTTCTCAAGCAGGGCCAGGCAAAGCCCATGCCGTTCGAGGAGCAGGTGGTGTCGATCTGGGCCGGCACGAAGGGCAAGCTTGACGAGATCGAGGTCGAGGACATCCTCGAGTTTGAGGGGCGCCTGCACGAGTTCCTGCGCCACAACGGCACGATCCTCGAAACCATCCGCGAGACCAGGAAGTTCTCGCCGGAAACCGAAGCGGAACTCGAGACCGTGATCGAGAACGTCAAGCGCGACTACTTCGCTGAGAAGCAGAAGGACGCCGTGTACGACAACAATGGCGTGATCGAGGACGAGTCAATCGAGCAAGAGTCGATCCTCAAGTCCTCCAAGTAG
- the prfA gene encoding peptide chain release factor 1: MFENVSSLVDEFSALEQQMADPALHNDHNKAKRVGRRYAELGPVVRAYREWLATGEDLETAREFAEEDSSMAEEAKALEAKREELTATLEDLLAPRDPNDARDVILEVKAGAGGDESALFAADLVRMYEAYATRNGWSTEIITETENDLGGYKDLSMSIRTRGNVGPAEGVWAHLKYEGGVHRVQRVPVTESQGRIHTSAVGVLVVPEADEADEDEFLAEQLHPNNLRIDVYRSSGPGGQSVNTTDSAVRITHLPTGLVVSCQNEKSQLQNKEQAMRILRSRLLDAVHAEQEAEASATRRSQVRTVDRSERIRTYNFPENRIADHRTGYKANNLDQVLNGDLEPVVKSLMDADREAMLAAAGSNE; the protein is encoded by the coding sequence ATGTTTGAGAATGTGTCCTCGCTCGTTGATGAATTCTCGGCCCTCGAGCAGCAAATGGCCGATCCCGCGCTTCACAACGACCACAACAAGGCCAAGCGCGTGGGGCGCCGGTACGCCGAGCTCGGTCCCGTGGTGAGGGCGTACCGCGAGTGGCTTGCGACGGGCGAGGACCTCGAAACGGCGCGCGAGTTTGCCGAAGAGGATTCGTCGATGGCGGAGGAAGCGAAGGCGCTTGAAGCCAAGCGCGAAGAACTCACGGCTACGCTTGAGGACCTGCTCGCGCCGCGCGACCCCAACGACGCGCGCGACGTGATCCTCGAAGTCAAGGCCGGTGCGGGCGGCGACGAGTCAGCCCTGTTCGCCGCAGATCTCGTGCGCATGTACGAGGCATACGCCACAAGGAATGGCTGGAGCACCGAGATCATTACCGAGACCGAGAATGACCTCGGCGGCTACAAAGATCTCTCGATGTCGATCCGCACGCGCGGCAATGTGGGTCCCGCTGAAGGCGTGTGGGCGCACCTCAAATACGAGGGCGGTGTGCACCGCGTGCAGCGCGTGCCCGTGACCGAATCTCAGGGCCGCATCCACACCTCGGCCGTCGGTGTTCTCGTTGTGCCCGAGGCCGACGAGGCAGATGAAGACGAGTTTCTCGCGGAACAGCTCCACCCGAACAACCTGCGCATCGATGTCTACCGTTCGTCTGGCCCAGGCGGGCAGAGCGTGAACACGACCGACTCGGCCGTGCGCATCACGCACCTTCCCACGGGGCTCGTCGTGAGCTGCCAAAACGAAAAGAGTCAGCTCCAGAACAAGGAGCAAGCCATGCGAATCCTCCGCTCGCGCCTGCTCGACGCCGTGCACGCCGAGCAGGAAGCGGAAGCCTCCGCGACCCGTCGCTCCCAGGTGCGCACCGTGGATCGCTCCGAGCGCATCCGCACCTACAACTTCCCCGAGAACCGCATCGCCGACCACCGCACCGGGTACAAGGCGAACAACCTCGACCAGGTTCTCAACGGCGATCTTGAGCCGGTCGTGAAATCCCTCATGGATGCTGATCGTGAAGCGATGCTCGCCGCCGCAGGCTCGAACGAGTAG
- the atpD gene encoding F0F1 ATP synthase subunit beta, whose translation MTITENAPAQTEASAVIGRVARVTGAVVDVEFPAGQIPDMYNALVTEIELPTGDEDGGTSTQTLTLEVAQHLGDGMVRGIALKPTDGLVRGQAVRDTGAPISVPVGDFTLGRVFDVVGNVLNGDKGEKLEINERWPIHRKAPNFDQLESKTQMFETGIKSIDLLTPYVQGGKIGLFGGAGVGKTVLIQEMIYRVANNHDGVSVFAGVGERTREGWDLIEEMTESGVIEKTALVFGQMDEPPGTRLRVALSALTMAEYFRDVQNQDVLLFIDNIFRFTQAGSEVSTLLGRMPSAVGYQPNLADEMGVLQERITSTRGHSITSMQAIYVPADDYTDPAPATTFAHLDATTELSREIASRGLYPAIDPLASTSRILDPRYIGQDHYDVAVRVKQILQRNKELQDIIAMLGVDELSEEDKVIVARARRIQQFLSQNTHMAKQFTGVDGSDVPLRDTIEGFRGICDGEFDHIAEQAFFNVGGIDDVLKNWDRIQKETSK comes from the coding sequence ATGACCATCACCGAAAATGCCCCGGCACAGACCGAGGCTAGCGCCGTCATCGGTCGTGTCGCTCGCGTGACCGGCGCCGTTGTCGACGTCGAATTCCCCGCGGGCCAGATCCCCGACATGTACAACGCTCTCGTCACCGAGATTGAGCTGCCCACGGGCGATGAGGACGGCGGCACGAGCACGCAGACCCTCACCCTCGAGGTCGCCCAGCACCTCGGCGACGGCATGGTGCGCGGTATCGCACTCAAGCCGACCGACGGTCTCGTGCGCGGCCAGGCCGTGCGCGACACGGGCGCACCCATCTCCGTTCCCGTTGGCGACTTCACCCTCGGACGCGTGTTCGACGTCGTGGGCAATGTGCTCAACGGCGACAAGGGTGAGAAGCTCGAGATCAACGAGCGTTGGCCCATTCACCGCAAGGCCCCGAACTTCGATCAGCTTGAGTCGAAGACTCAGATGTTCGAGACCGGCATCAAGTCGATTGACCTCCTCACCCCGTATGTGCAGGGTGGCAAGATCGGCCTGTTCGGCGGCGCCGGCGTGGGCAAGACCGTTCTTATTCAGGAGATGATCTACCGCGTGGCGAACAACCACGACGGCGTCTCCGTGTTCGCCGGTGTTGGCGAGCGCACGCGTGAGGGCTGGGACCTCATCGAGGAAATGACCGAATCGGGCGTGATCGAGAAGACCGCCCTTGTGTTCGGCCAGATGGACGAGCCGCCGGGCACGCGTCTTCGCGTGGCACTTTCGGCTCTCACGATGGCGGAGTACTTCCGCGACGTGCAGAACCAGGACGTGCTCCTGTTTATCGACAACATCTTCCGCTTCACGCAGGCAGGCTCCGAGGTGTCGACCCTCCTTGGCCGCATGCCTTCGGCGGTGGGCTACCAGCCGAACCTCGCGGACGAGATGGGTGTGCTCCAGGAGCGCATTACCTCGACGCGCGGCCACTCGATTACGTCGATGCAGGCGATCTACGTTCCCGCTGACGACTACACCGACCCGGCTCCGGCGACGACGTTTGCGCACCTCGATGCGACGACCGAGCTCAGCCGTGAGATCGCTTCGCGTGGTCTCTACCCCGCGATCGATCCGCTTGCTTCGACCTCGCGCATCCTCGACCCGCGCTACATCGGCCAGGATCACTACGATGTCGCGGTTCGCGTCAAGCAGATTCTTCAGCGCAACAAGGAACTTCAGGACATCATCGCGATGCTCGGTGTCGATGAGCTCTCGGAAGAGGATAAGGTCATCGTCGCGCGCGCACGCCGCATCCAGCAGTTCCTTTCGCAGAACACCCACATGGCGAAGCAGTTCACGGGTGTGGACGGCTCGGACGTGCCGCTGCGCGACACGATCGAGGGCTTCAGGGGCATTTGCGACGGCGAGTTCGACCACATCGCCGAGCAGGCCTTCTTCAACGTTGGTGGTATCGACGACGTGCTGAAGAACTGGGATCGTATCCAGAAGGAAACCTCGAAGTGA
- the atpE gene encoding ATP synthase F0 subunit C — MGTTILAEINGNLSSLAYGIAAFGPALGIGMIGAKTVESMARQPEIRGSLQTTMLIAMAFVEIIALLAIVTGLLFS; from the coding sequence GTGGGCACCACCATTCTCGCTGAAATCAACGGCAATCTCTCGTCGCTCGCCTACGGCATCGCGGCCTTCGGCCCGGCCCTCGGCATCGGTATGATCGGCGCCAAGACCGTCGAGTCGATGGCGCGCCAGCCCGAGATCCGCGGCTCGCTTCAGACCACGATGCTTATCGCCATGGCATTCGTCGAGATTATCGCGCTCCTCGCGATCGTCACCGGCCTCCTCTTCTCCTGA
- the rpmE gene encoding 50S ribosomal protein L31 — translation MKKGIHPEYVETTVTCTCGNTFVTRSTKADGKINSEVCSACHPFYTGKQKILDTGGRVARFEARYGKRKK, via the coding sequence ATGAAGAAGGGGATCCACCCCGAATACGTGGAGACCACGGTGACCTGCACCTGTGGCAACACGTTCGTGACCCGCAGCACGAAAGCCGACGGAAAGATCAACTCCGAGGTGTGCTCGGCCTGCCACCCGTTCTACACCGGTAAGCAGAAGATTCTTGACACCGGTGGCCGCGTGGCCCGCTTCGAAGCACGCTACGGCAAGCGCAAGAAGTAG
- a CDS encoding F0F1 ATP synthase subunit delta yields the protein MRGVSAKSLHSVLRRASESTSANAPTTEIAHELFEAVRVIDSSNQLVRLLSDPGRDEDLKADVVRRLFGGRVSEAALEVLLEASRCTWSEQNHLLEGIEFAGVSLVLDEARGRGAAHTVEEELFQVARLVEDTPELSEAFDSKRDDISARVGIIERLLSGKVDEATVAIAAQAVSFEPSAKVPARLLGFANFASAERDRRSGVVTSAVELTPEQQERLTRILSARYGGELSLNYEIDPSVIGGLRITIGDDLYDATIFGRVRDARERISA from the coding sequence ATGCGCGGAGTTTCCGCCAAGTCGCTCCACAGCGTGCTTAGGCGCGCCTCGGAGTCCACCTCGGCGAACGCCCCCACCACCGAGATCGCACACGAGCTTTTCGAAGCCGTGCGCGTCATCGACTCGAGCAATCAGCTCGTGCGCCTCTTGAGCGACCCCGGTCGCGACGAGGACCTCAAGGCCGATGTCGTGCGGCGCCTTTTCGGCGGCCGCGTTAGTGAGGCCGCTCTCGAGGTTCTTCTTGAGGCCTCGCGATGCACATGGTCGGAGCAAAACCACCTCCTCGAAGGAATCGAGTTTGCGGGCGTCTCCCTCGTTCTCGATGAAGCTCGAGGGCGAGGTGCAGCGCACACCGTGGAAGAAGAACTCTTTCAGGTCGCGCGCCTCGTCGAGGACACCCCGGAGCTCTCCGAAGCGTTCGACTCCAAGCGCGACGACATCTCGGCGCGCGTAGGGATCATCGAGAGGCTCCTGAGTGGCAAGGTGGATGAGGCAACCGTCGCCATTGCCGCTCAAGCGGTGAGCTTCGAGCCCTCTGCCAAGGTTCCCGCCCGACTCCTCGGGTTCGCGAACTTTGCGAGCGCCGAACGTGACCGCCGTTCCGGCGTCGTCACGAGCGCGGTCGAACTGACTCCCGAGCAGCAGGAACGCCTCACGCGCATCCTTTCCGCCCGTTACGGCGGGGAGCTGAGCCTGAACTACGAGATCGACCCGAGCGTGATTGGCGGCCTCCGCATCACGATCGGTGACGACCTCTACGACGCCACGATCTTCGGCCGTGTTCGCGATGCGCGCGAACGCATTTCCGCCTAA
- a CDS encoding F0F1 ATP synthase subunit B yields the protein MYLASGEREVSKYDLLIPHVPEIFWSAIFILIFAVVFMKFVLPKMNRVLDERAAKIEGGIRKAEEAQYEADRLKAMQEGELAAARREAAEMREKAREEGSRIIEEARTRASLETERMIGAGKQQIAAEQAQASAELRGEVGSLASTLASKIVGESLSDDERSRRVIDRFLDELESSTAAK from the coding sequence ATGTATCTGGCAAGTGGAGAACGGGAGGTCAGCAAGTACGACTTGCTCATCCCCCATGTCCCTGAAATTTTTTGGAGCGCCATCTTCATCCTCATCTTTGCCGTCGTATTCATGAAGTTCGTTCTCCCGAAGATGAATCGGGTCCTGGACGAACGTGCAGCGAAGATCGAGGGTGGAATCCGTAAGGCGGAGGAGGCCCAGTACGAGGCCGATCGCCTCAAGGCCATGCAGGAAGGCGAACTCGCTGCCGCACGCCGTGAAGCCGCTGAGATGCGCGAAAAGGCCCGCGAAGAGGGCTCGCGCATCATCGAAGAGGCTCGCACTCGCGCAAGCCTCGAGACCGAGCGCATGATCGGTGCGGGCAAGCAGCAAATCGCGGCCGAGCAGGCGCAGGCAAGCGCCGAGCTTCGCGGCGAAGTTGGCTCGCTTGCGAGCACCCTCGCCTCGAAGATCGTGGGCGAGTCGCTTAGTGACGATGAGCGCTCGCGCCGCGTGATCGATCGTTTCCTCGACGAGCTTGAATCGTCGACCGCGGCGAAGTAA
- a CDS encoding L-threonylcarbamoyladenylate synthase, which yields MRHVSVYDYTDESTREAALEAAATAVKDGKLLVLPTDTVYGIGADAFNKDAVQALLDAKGRGRQFPPPVLIGDPNVMHALGFDIPPIIEDLVEEYWPGPLTVIVQAQPSLHWDLGETKGTVALRMPNHEAAIALLKRTGPLAVSSANKHGGEAAKSVMDAAVQLGDAVEVYLDGGKSRIGESSTIIDATVNPPKILRRGALSEEEIVEKFGEIFTPEKPHDPEEVDHVEESVEPGEVQEADGAKAPEDKSTAGEDKADA from the coding sequence ATGAGGCACGTGAGCGTTTACGACTACACCGACGAATCCACGCGCGAGGCCGCCCTCGAGGCGGCAGCCACCGCCGTCAAGGACGGCAAACTCCTCGTGTTGCCCACCGACACCGTGTACGGGATCGGTGCCGATGCCTTTAACAAGGACGCCGTTCAAGCGCTCCTCGATGCCAAGGGCCGTGGCCGCCAGTTCCCGCCTCCCGTGCTGATCGGTGACCCGAACGTTATGCACGCCCTCGGCTTCGATATTCCTCCGATTATCGAGGATCTCGTGGAGGAATACTGGCCCGGCCCGCTCACCGTGATCGTCCAGGCCCAGCCCTCCCTGCACTGGGACCTTGGCGAAACCAAGGGCACGGTGGCGCTGCGCATGCCCAACCACGAGGCCGCAATCGCGCTTCTCAAGAGGACCGGTCCGCTCGCCGTGTCGAGTGCGAATAAGCACGGTGGTGAGGCCGCCAAGAGCGTCATGGACGCGGCCGTGCAGCTCGGTGATGCAGTCGAGGTGTACCTCGACGGCGGCAAATCGCGCATTGGTGAGTCCTCGACGATCATCGACGCGACAGTGAACCCCCCGAAGATCCTGCGCCGTGGTGCGTTGAGCGAAGAAGAGATCGTGGAAAAGTTCGGGGAAATCTTCACGCCCGAAAAGCCGCACGATCCCGAAGAGGTCGACCACGTCGAAGAATCTGTAGAGCCCGGAGAGGTTCAAGAAGCCGACGGCGCGAAGGCGCCCGAAGATAAATCCACTGCCGGCGAGGATAAGGCCGACGCTTGA
- a CDS encoding F0F1 ATP synthase subunit gamma: MGAQQREYKKRIGSAKGMKKIFQAQEMIAAARISKAHARVQATTPYAQAITNAIASVVQHSEEANHPFLEADRTFSNRVGVLLITSDRGMAGSYSPSAIREAEHLTNKLRDEGKEPIMYVVGRKGDSYYRFRNRPAEKSWIGVKEEDLPKLGREIASLFREALLTEEIDDHLDELYVVGHRFTNRFRQDVNVVRLVPLQLSADGAESRLTRQYPLYEYTPNAEEVFEQLVPRYVESRIINILLQSIASEHASRQKAMKTATDNAETQIQKFTRLANSARQAEITQEITEIVGGADALNASGRKER, from the coding sequence ATGGGAGCCCAGCAAAGGGAATACAAGAAGCGGATCGGCTCCGCGAAGGGCATGAAGAAGATCTTCCAGGCCCAGGAAATGATCGCGGCTGCCCGAATCTCGAAGGCGCACGCACGCGTGCAGGCCACGACCCCCTACGCGCAGGCGATCACGAACGCGATCGCCTCGGTCGTGCAGCACTCGGAAGAGGCGAACCACCCGTTCCTTGAAGCGGATCGCACCTTCTCGAACCGCGTCGGTGTTCTCCTCATTACCTCGGATCGCGGTATGGCGGGTTCGTACTCGCCGAGCGCCATCCGCGAGGCCGAGCACCTCACGAACAAGCTTCGCGACGAGGGCAAAGAGCCGATCATGTACGTCGTTGGTCGCAAGGGCGATTCGTACTACCGGTTCCGTAACCGACCGGCGGAGAAGTCGTGGATCGGCGTCAAGGAAGAAGACCTTCCGAAACTCGGTCGCGAAATCGCCTCACTCTTTCGCGAGGCTCTACTCACGGAAGAAATCGATGACCATCTCGACGAGCTCTACGTCGTGGGGCACCGGTTTACGAACCGATTCCGCCAGGACGTGAACGTCGTGCGCCTCGTCCCGCTCCAGCTGAGTGCCGACGGAGCCGAGAGCCGGTTGACCCGCCAGTACCCGCTGTACGAGTACACGCCGAACGCCGAAGAGGTGTTCGAACAGCTCGTGCCGCGCTACGTCGAGTCGCGCATCATCAACATCCTTCTTCAATCGATCGCGTCGGAGCACGCGAGCAGGCAGAAGGCCATGAAGACCGCGACCGACAACGCGGAAACGCAGATCCAGAAGTTCACGCGCCTCGCAAACTCCGCTCGCCAGGCCGAGATCACGCAGGAAATCACGGAGATCGTGGGCGGTGCGGACGCCCTCAATGCCTCCGGCAGGAAAGAACGCTGA